TGTCGGCATCTTGGCACATATTTATTGGACCAATCTTGGCAGATGCAGTTCTATCCACTGGTAAAATAACAGGTAAGGCTATACTGGTAGTTTCTAGGGTGACTGTACCAGATTCTTTTTCCTGGATACCTTCTGAGGTAACGGagcttgttttttctttattagcCTGAGGCAACTGATCTGTGTTGACTTTGGGAGCACTCTCTTGATCAGATGCTTTAAGCTCCTCAGATGTCTGCGGTTCAGACTTTTCCAAGGACTCTTTGACAGGGTCTCTTTCTGTTTTTTCTATATCTTTCTCACCTTTTGTTTCATGGCTCTTCCCCTGCTCCACAGAGTTGTCAGAGGCACTAACTCCTTGATTGGGGCATACTTTGAAGGGCACAGTCTTGCTTAAGATCACAGATTTTGGTGGACATCCGCCACGGATCTGGCTCATTGAAAAAGCCCCCCCACCAATTGCTTGTGTGGTACAGCCAGGGATTGTCAAGGGAAAATCTCGCGGACTGAAAAGTCGCTCTTTGTTGATGTGGTGGGCCAGTAGATAGGCCTGGTTCTGATGCTGCTTCATGGCGGACACCATCTCAGACACATCAGTTAGCTCTGATGAATTTGTCTCATGTCCAGAGTCTAGGGACGATTCTGGGGTAATGGCAGCAAGCACAATCAACCCTGTAAGGGAACAGAAACAAAACATGCTCTTTAAGAAATCTCATAAGGTCACTTCAGGCAAGCAAAATTATAAGAAGAACATGCATGTTCTAATTAAGAAATGAAAgtcaaaaatttaattaaaaaggtgTCAAGATCCTGTTTGTTATTTTGTTGGTAAGGAGTAACACTGCATTGATACTTGTTTTGGGAACTTATAATTTAATATGTTAGACTTCTGTAATTGTAAGATGTACAAACAACTAGTTTTAATGACTGTttcttgatttaattttaaaagtcttttttaCTTATAGACATGTAAAGAACCAGCACTTTTAATAGCACATAGTCCACCTGCTGTCTGTTGTGTCTGTTGGTGATGGTGTGGGTAATCCTCTGATGCAGCTAGTGCTTCCAGCGCCTGGAGGGTGGACACTAATGCATCGTCTAACTCCTGAGCATGGTCTTGAACCGTCCTACTGGTCACATTATCAATCAGTGTTACAGGAACATCCTCCCGACCCTCTGCCACAGCAGCAGAGGCTTTGATTCCTTTACGACCCTTTTTAGGGTCATCTTCGTCAGAGCTGTTGTCACGAAACCCAGGAGGCGGTGCTGCTATGGCAGGAGGGGGAGGCTGGAGCTTTCCTCCTCCATCATCTatctcctcatcttcctcatttCCAGGTAGCGGTAAGGCAATGAGATCAACAGCACCTCCTTCACGGGAAGCACATGCATTTGTGCACTGCTGCAAAATGAGCCTTCCTGTCTCCCCAGTGTCTGAGATCAAACCTTCAGCTTGGAGTTTTGCCTTGCAGGAGTCACAGAAAAACCTCTGTGAAGGTTCCATTGTTTTCACTCTGTTTCTGAAGCTTGAATTGTCATTGGCGGGACCTTCTTGTTCAGCCACCGACTCTATGCTCTTTAGAGTGGGGTCAGACTTTGTCCGTGAGCGACTCTGTACCTGCGAGATAAGGTTCTCATTAATGTCAAGATCCTGTTCAGCTTGTATCTGAAGCTCTTGCAGCTGTTGTTGCTCTTTTAAATGGATGTGACACAGGCCAAGGTGCTGAGGTTTGGGTGATGGTGATGTCTTCTGTGTTGGCTCTCTAGACGACCCCTCTCTCTCTTCTCGCCGACTCCCACTTGGCACAGTGGCTCCGGAGCGGAATTGGGCATGGGAGCTTCTGGAATCTAAATGACAGAACTGTCTGAGTGGTTGAACAAGCAGAAAACATGATGGATGGGAATGAGTCCAGATGACAAAGGTGAGTCTGCTGAATATAGTTCTCAGAGATGGAAAAGAGCCTTGTGGGATGTGATGGCGTGCTTTGATCTTTCTCTTTGGCAGATCACAGGAGATGCGAGCATCCAATACGTGGTTTAGTAACACGAGGCAACAAACACTTAACTTCCAGAAATATGCTTTTATCTTCATCAGCATTTCAGTAAAGCTTGCATAAACTGATTTAAGATGAGGATGGAGAGCTCAAGAAGATGGAGGGATCAAGCTGGAATTATGAATGATTGCCATGACAAGTCCTTGTAATATATCATCAAAGATCCTTTTGAAAGCAACCTGATCAATTAATGTCATGActgattcaattatttatttttgtttataattacatttattttgttctatgTTTTAGATGCCAGCACCAAAATTTTCTCACCATTATTAcatctattttattttgaaatgtcccAAATTGCATATGCAACGCACCATATTTTAGTTCAGCTAGTCAGTGAAAGATGAAATGCAAAGCAAATGCACTGCCAGAAAATTACATGCAATgacttttgttgtattttaatgaatttgcAAAAATAACAATACGATTTCTACCATACCTGCCTTGATCATATAAGGCTGACCAGGTATCCTGCAGTAGATTGTCCTTTTAGGGTCCACAAATAGCTTGTAATAGCCAGATATCAAACAGGCAAAGTTTGATGCATCTGGCCACTCCATTAATAAGACCAAGGGCTACAATTATTAGTATGAAAACAGATATTAGTATAGCATGACATTTTAGGATGTTGTATAATGCAATACTGTTTCAGATTTGGTTTCAGAGCTTTTTCCACACCTTTGCATCCAAAATAACAACCTCAACCCGGGCTACTCCATGATGCTCCCTGAAGAGCTGGACCTTGGCCACACGGCTGAACTCTGCTAAGACCGTTGTTAGGTTGTTCTTTAGGTCAATCACATGACTGATACCATGTCTCGGCCCAACCAACAATGTAGTGTCTGATTGCTTCTCGTCCtttcagagaaaaaaacaaaataatgagaaATTTAGTAACAGAAGGACAAgccatttatttacttttgaggTTTGTAAGGTAACATGGTAATATTAAGAATGTTTTTGTAAACCATAAAATCAATGCAAATGCGTCTTGATTATAGTTTAAGAAGTGATCTCAGATTTGTGTTACCAAGCCAACTGTGTGAAACAAGAAGCCTCCGAATGGGGGAAGGTCATTTAAGACACGCATGTACTGTAGTTTTCCTTGAAGAGGAGAAACCTGCATAGAAACACGGATAAAGAGAATAAGATTGGGGATTTGTGCAAGTGCACAGATGCTAATATTCTGGCCAGGAGAGGGCAATGTCTCGCTGCTATTAGGTGTGCTATGTGTATCAATGGTTGGTATGAAATTAATAGCACACTGTTTTGCATATCTCTTTCCACCATTACACATATGAACTTTGTTCTCAGGGCATAAAattaacacacatacaaaaacatgCATTAGACTTAAGAGATAAAAGGTTTCTTTGTTGCATGTTTCTTGATTCACATTTGACCACAAAAGACCTCCATTTAAGATGTACTGTTTACAAAAAGAAAGAACTGGTCATTTTTCCATTAATTTCAATTAACTCCAAACACAACAGAATGCAGTGCAAAATTTAAAATACAGGTAAACGCATACAAAATAAGTATTGAAAATTCTTTCAAATACAAAAAATGGTGCCCTAATCTTTTATGATATTTGCACCAAATATTCTCAGTAAGCACATATACCTTGTTACCAGCTGGTGGAGGATGCTGATAAGTCTTCAACAGCTGTGAGAGAGTCTTGCACACATTCTTCTCCTTGACAGTTGGCAACAGAGTCAAAGGAAGGAAAGGTTCCAACCCCCATTCTTTTCTAAAGATATTGATGCGGGTTTAGTCTTCAAAGAATGCAAGCAGTTACAAGACCTTCCAGTGCTCTTTGATCTGCCACTGGGGTAAAACTATACGCTGCTTATAGTGCTCATCCAAAATCTAATGCATGCTTCTTTGGTTACTCTAAATTGCCTGTTCACATAAACAACTTTGTATTTTTGACACATACATTAACTTCCATTCCAATGAAGTGTACTGAATTTTCAAACATCCTATTTTAGTGTGAACAGAGACCTTAATTCATagcataatatttaaaacaaggtctaatataaataaattacatttcctcTTTTCAGGCAATCATGAAAGACTTACTCGACGTGCTTGAGAGAAATCTTCTGATTGGGTCTCGCGATCGACACAGTGATGTAGATGTGAAGGGCTGCCAGCTTAAGCGTGACGTCAGACTTCCAGTCCATCCCAAACCGCTCTTTAATGACGTCATTGCGGCTCTGGGAGTATTTAGAACAAATAACAAATCAAGGGGCTATAAATATCAGACCAGTCAACTTTCATATTAGGTGAATATTCGTGACTAATCCACCTGTATGTAGAGGTACTCAAATGCAGCGGGGTCTCTCCTCAATAAGTCAGCTGGGTCTTTTGGGAAGAAGCAAATACGGAAAAGACACTTCATTCCTTGGAAGTAGGTCCTGTGAACTACctaaaaaatacagaataaaatacaactttgaaataaaacagaaacaaatactcCAGTACTAAAGTGTCACATTGCATTACTTAAGTTAGAAAGCCATAACAAATCAATGTCAATATCCTGTAACGATCTTATTAAATGTTCTGTTACTGTATATTCATATACAATGGCGTCTAAGAGTCTGAGACCACACTGAATAtagaaaatctgatttaaaatccAGTTTAAACCGCAGAGCATTTTAAGATTATTCAGTataattgaaaatgtaatttctgcCACTAATCAAATGAACGTAAGTATTGACCGGGCATTAGAACTGCTTTGTTCAGATGGTCAGATGTTCTATTGTAGCACACAATCTTTTTAAATCATGCTGGATAACATTAGACATAAatactattaaattaaaatgctaatgctACTACAATATAATGCTTATTTATAATGGTGGCCAAAATTGTTTGAAAACTTGGCATATTTAAGAGGTTTCAATTGTTTTTGTTGAATTGGCCATTACAATacccataaaacaaaaaaatgtcggAACTACCAGCGACGGAAGGAATCCGCTGGAACTCTAAAAATGATGGACTGGCCCCCTCAAAGTCTGGACTTCAGCCAACATCAAGCTAATTTGTGACGAGTTGAGAAATAAACTAGACAGATCTATTGTACATTCAAAGAATGCAGAAGGCATTGGATAACATTAGTGTTGAAGTTCTCAGGAAATATACTGACACTATGCCAAAGAAATGTGCTGCTGTAACTAATATTTAGTATGTCcaatttttacattaaagttAAAAGTGGTTAAAAACAGTATGAATCACTTCATCTGATTATTTCTTGTGCTCAGAGCAACCATCTGCATGTTTCATgaacattatgaaattaaatcatgttttgaaggcaaaaaaaataaaacaaaagtttttattttttattttattcattaggaTTGTTAGTTGCAACGCAATAGAAAGCTGGTGTAAAGTACCTTGTACGCCACATTCAAGGCTGCTTTGAAAGCTTTTGAACATTAGAGTGAAAGGTAATGCATCAGTGGTTTTTGGGTGGCATTTACTCACATGAGACAGTGGCTGGTTTTCCTGGAGCAGATGAAGCCTCTGATTCTGGGCCAGTCCACCGGACTCCAGCATTAAAGCAAAATGCTCGATGTAGCGCAGAGAGAGGCGATCCTGCAGTGACGATATCACATCCTAGAGCGAATGAGAAAAGGAGAACAAGGTCTAGTATTCTGTAGTAACTCTTCTGGTGGTTGGTGTTTTTAGCTCCTAAAGCATGAATTCTGCTGTATAACTATATCTCAGATAATACTGTGCAATGTAAATGAAGTGGAAAGCAGTGTGTAAACTACAGGAGCACAGGCTTGACCTTTCCATCAGTGAAATCAACAATCCCAATCACTGGACTCTGCTCTGAAGACCAACGAGGCTGTTTACTGACTAGTGGCTTTACTTCTGAAGTGGATGCCACATATTTAATGAGGTTTCCATGTAACCAAAGCAAATCCTGTACTCAAACACTGCTGAAGGCAGCACCATTGAGCACTGCTGGTGTGATGCATTATATACTTAGTGTCTGATGACAGTGACTCCAGCTAAGGGAGATTACCACACCGTGTTCTGTCACCAGGATTGAAATAATCTGTTTGGTGATACTGACCAAAGGCTCAAGATATCAGCTCAGGAGGGATTGGGAGAAATGTCAACAATGCTGCAAAACCCCAAATCTAGGAGGGGAAAAAAGCTCACTAGGTTTTTTTAATGGTCTGAAACCATCAAACCTCAACTCATCTACACGTTCAAAAATTCAAACAcctttgaaagctgaataaaaatgGTATTGCATTTCTTTCAGTTGATCATAGCTCTTGAAATCCATGCTTTATTCTGACATAACGTAAGATCAGTGTACAAAAGAAAGTGATTCTCCTCGTTTATCACTTTTGCTTTCAGAAAGAACAATATAATGTTGGCTAATGACTTTTCCAAACCATGTTAATCTATTCAGTAACGTTTTAGAATGATGCTCTGTAGGTAAAGTACCTATGCAGGAAGTAATACAGGACAAATAGACAGAACTACAATAACTATCAGCTGTTCTATTAACTAATACTGGAACAAGATTACCTAATCAGTAAGTACTGGTCAATTCAGGGCAATTATTTGCTAATCAATAATTATTGAATTGAGAGTAGCATCATTGAGAACTACTAACTATGAGCAATTATAAAGAGCTGGCAGTTAATTAATTACAACAGCAATATGTCTGAGAcatggaccccccccccccccacacacacaccctgaacaTGATCATGCATTTATACTTAGTAGTGTTACCTAGATCTACTAGTGCTCTGGATCCTTTTACAAATCAAAGCTTACAAAACAACCATTTTTAATATACTTAGAATTCTTTAAATGACATCATACCTTTTCAATAGAAAGTGATATGTGGCACGAACAGCACTAAATCACCTCACCTTGAATGCTTCACAGGGGTCCCAGAAGGTTCTATTCTAGACACAATcttatttaaactttatattaatgACTTACCCCATGCATGTCCAAATCTCAATATTCAAATGTATGCAGATGATGGAGTATTTGTTATTCATGCAAATGACATTCAAGAAGCTTCCTTCAGTCTCAATGCATTCAGCCTGTGTTCTGCTTGGCTTACTTAgtcatgtttattatttaatagcaataaataataaaataatatatatgatgTTTACAAAACTGAAAGCAGAGGAGCTCAAGAAACTAaactgaactctctctctctactgtatatgtataatcagtaaaattgtataaaaataaataaattcaagctAATTTTTTAATGCTGCCATGTACCTACACTAAATGAAACCccctttaaatgcattaattgaaCAGGGCACTAACAATGTCAGTGATGTCCATCACTGGAAAAACTGCTGTCAGGAAAGGgacatatatattagaataacaTAGCACTTGGAATTCAGATTCATCGTGGAAAACAAGTGTCTATGATGGCTGTGTTCACACTATTTGGGACTGGCAGCAGCATTTGAATCGaggtgttaaaatgttttttagaaatgttttgttaattAAGCAGATTCAAGTTTCTGCTTAGCTGAAGTCACAACCAGATTCTTTTGATAGCTTGTTAAATGCAAACCAATGTATCTACATAACTGACATAACTGATTGCTTTGTGATGTCATTCCATGCGtctacattttaccaatttcaggAGCCATCTTAGACGGGACCCAGAAGTAAACCAGATCTCTGATCACTTGTACTGTTTTGTTACAATTTTACATTGTAattgatgtattttatttattttttattttttattcagtattaAATACATTGCCATATTCCTGTGTTATCTGTATAGggactaaatatataaatagcaatGTTTCTATACTATACTATGGCATGTTCATTTATATGCATTGCcctattaaacataaaacaaaacaaacaagcacaAATCAATGCATTGTATTCTCCCTGTTGTGTTTTAGTAACAGGAAAgagtacactttattttaaggcccaattctcactattagcttataataaaactaaacattaacTTTAgtaaacttctaatttgctgcttgttaatggttagtaaggtagttaagtttaggtaaggggtaggtttaagggatctaaaatatgttgGTATGCAGAATAAGGCAATGAATAAGAATTTGTGCTAGTAAAAATCCAATacgttattacagtttttctcaatccATTTGACACTTTTCTTCAATGCGGTATACTTGTTCTCAAAACAATTAGCACAGCCGTTCAAACACAAAATTATCTCAACCAAACTTTACTGAAGCAAAATGaagtactgattttttttctagtaatgcatttattaaaagtaaatattaacataaaatctATAGTGTTCTATACTGATTATAAAACACATTCAACTGTAGGTGCACAAATAGGCTAATGAAAATATGTTTATTGCAATTCTTCAACAGGGAGTTTTGTTTGACATATATTGTGCGTatctgaatgaaataaaaattgtacCAACACCTTCTATCACCCATGAGACTGCCCCTTTAAACATTAATATCCGTTTGTAGTACCTTCTGCAGCAAGTTCAATAATAGTATACTGTgaaaacataatacataatatatataatagagtTTGTGCACATTGTCTTGAGAAAATCATTTGCATGATTGGTAATTTGtatgaaattaatgaaaatgttcaATCTGTTTGGGAAAATTACAAAGTATTCAGATCATTGTGTTAATTGTTTTGGGAACAGTGACCTGAGTTTGGAGAAATGTGTCAAATCCattgaaaaaactgtaatatgcatgctagttaatagtgagaattggtccttaaaataaagtgttactgggAAGAGTTTTCCATTCACACTCACCCTAACAGTGGTGCGGCTGTCAAATGTAAAGGATTTGATCTGTCCATTTTCCAGAAACACCTTCAACACATTTGGTATCAGAAGCAGAGAGTCGTCCTTAAGCATGGTCTGAAAGAGACAAAGGCAAGAAAGAGGAGAGAAAGCAGGCGGTGAACCTTGGATGAGaaattaagaaaagaaaagactcaaTAGGTCAATAGAGAGTCTCAAATAAGGAAATCTAATATCTAAGAGACGAAGAAAGAATGTAGAAACACATGACAAGACTTTAACTGTATGGAAAacctgaaaagaaaaacattaagtCTGAAACAATGGTTAAAAGGAAGATCTCTGTCTAACTTATGCGCAATAGTTTAAATGAATTGGAATAACTACCAAAACTCTACTTTAAACATACAGATTATAAGATTAAGCAGAAGTCATATAATATTCATTCTATGTCCAATGTGAAACTGTGTCCTATAAATGCTGATCAACTGGACACAAACACTGAATTCAGTTGCAAGATATATTTGTAGCTAAGAAAGGAGTTATTCAAGGAATCTACTTCATTTCCAATAAGAAAAGTTAAAGTGGCAttgtttgctatttttattttttttattttttttatttcatgttgaacTGGCTTGTTCATTATCCTGTTTCAAAGCCTATGGTGCCATCACTGAAACCCTGTAGCTGGCCAAAACCAATCCCAAACGATCAATCCTCATTAAACTGTAACAGTCTGCTGTCTTTGAAACAGTGAGTCACCAGATTTATCTGTCACTCATTCTCCCTGAACTGGGCATTACTAGAAGTACATTGTACTATTTTGAGCCTAACCTAATGGCAGATCTTACAAAGTATCCTGGAGAGGGTTTCTAAATCACATCAAGTAGTGGAGTGCCTCAGGGTTCAGGGCTTGGACCCTTCCTCTTTAGAGCATTAGGAAAATCAGACCCTACATGCGTAGTTCTTGCACAGGCTATTATCTTCCCaagactggactactgcaataTTCTTTTTGCTGATGATAAAGAACACAGCAGTGGATCTGGT
This DNA window, taken from Carassius auratus strain Wakin chromosome 14, ASM336829v1, whole genome shotgun sequence, encodes the following:
- the LOC113113562 gene encoding FERM and PDZ domain-containing protein 3-like isoform X3, translating into MLKDDSLLLIPNVLKVFLENGQIKSFTFDSRTTVRDVISSLQDRLSLRYIEHFALMLESGGLAQNQRLHLLQENQPLSHVVHRTYFQGMKCLFRICFFPKDPADLLRRDPAAFEYLYIQSRNDVIKERFGMDWKSDVTLKLAALHIYITVSIARPNQKISLKHVEKEWGLEPFLPLTLLPTVKEKNVCKTLSQLLKTYQHPPPAGNKVSPLQGKLQYMRVLNDLPPFGGFLFHTVGLDEKQSDTTLLVGPRHGISHVIDLKNNLTTVLAEFSRVAKVQLFREHHGVARVEVVILDAKPLVLLMEWPDASNFACLISGYYKLFVDPKRTIYCRIPGQPYMIKADSRSSHAQFRSGATVPSGSRREEREGSSREPTQKTSPSPKPQHLGLCHIHLKEQQQLQELQIQAEQDLDINENLISQVQSRSRTKSDPTLKSIESVAEQEGPANDNSSFRNRVKTMEPSQRFFCDSCKAKLQAEGLISDTGETGRLILQQCTNACASREGGAVDLIALPLPGNEEDEEIDDGGGKLQPPPPAIAAPPPGFRDNSSDEDDPKKGRKGIKASAAVAEGREDVPVTLIDNVTSRTVQDHAQELDDALVSTLQALEALAASEDYPHHHQQTQQTAGLIVLAAITPESSLDSGHETNSSELTDVSEMVSAMKQHQNQAYLLAHHINKERLFSPRDFPLTIPGCTTQAIGGGAFSMSQIRGGCPPKSVILSKTVPFKVCPNQGVSASDNSVEQGKSHETKGEKDIEKTERDPVKESLEKSEPQTSEELKASDQESAPKVNTDQLPQANKEKTSSVTSEGIQEKESGTVTLETTSIALPVILPVDRTASAKIGPINMCQDADNASIETTKPSSSKGLLPAADLFCTCPVRPEPGPQVRLKDSQAQKLVVFHSSSPTDDERLRAKGLQLANNKEIAAKTPDASLAKPSTLPPTKYSPAMPVKVERKEMPEAKAENSQSKAPVEPQKPVKSLPVLVDPTPVLSCAEKGATIPGAEYKKQANNKVKSQRSTPFLSFRNLISATFPARLRRETDERRAQLQKVRQYELEFLEELLKPKTSQGEFIPQGSSPVPSFTPCACQLRTSPIQKVPGISREQRRSCDCKRMCRGMRLPDTAVGSAADQRGRERTVSKSPPAIPKSPHDQGELRKPQTLEIKTTRIRSTSLESRDPRDTPTSCLPICATRSECIGAPQYKKLQRRYSIGEIDNNDNTPLYAEVKTTKAKSLEKEMERVRATGLRLPTPVEPVHSKDGDAKKKGIFFIQGEELLQESREGTAEVLGLPSEDTEDREKCCSFCFCYRKCEAADESSEKDELSYSIPLQVLPGMHLDSRAMPVVSKTLQVLNAEDCSGEEEEDEEEEPQTQRIDLRACGNLETSLARVQCLQGKIFLLPDGFLNAQLDANELLSILRQCANCPQIEGEPRIPPAQLAEYKQELAVHFKEFRASCRRVASVEKSPSRMLSAVTASFQVLCNLTQTFIRLVRGVRSETQKLQLLRKVEEVAVNYTLLLRAAEEAMGHSSSLPNKSVSPQLHTSTNMGSLNRPIKTLPSK